The following coding sequences lie in one Psychrobacter arenosus genomic window:
- a CDS encoding AraC family transcriptional regulator, with protein sequence MDTLSRLLENVHLYDSHSYRLQACGQWAYTLTKQDVILFYLVESGSLTIEIDGLSRQLHSGDMIMLPDSYHHVCYNTANKKATPLELTRQLEGDPTLVINPGHPETAVVILIECQYDKDITRSLLSALPTILPDAKSTAPSPITAIDYSCQILRVEDDRLGKTAMINHLASILMIECLRTYIEQLPEAAETWLTAIKDPYLAKALAVMHDAPNENWTIHKLAEVAGMSRSSFAERFKQVVGVPPLTYLIDYRLRLAARYLRLQQNSISRISELVGYASDSTFSQAFKRVYGLSPRAYRQNYQQRQAIENDQEPIDSLD encoded by the coding sequence ATGGACACGCTCAGTAGGCTGTTAGAGAATGTACATTTATATGACAGTCACTCTTATCGATTGCAGGCATGTGGTCAATGGGCGTACACGCTGACTAAGCAGGATGTGATATTATTTTATTTGGTAGAGTCCGGGTCGTTGACGATAGAGATTGATGGGTTATCGCGGCAGCTACACAGTGGTGATATGATTATGCTGCCAGACTCTTATCACCACGTGTGTTATAACACTGCTAATAAAAAAGCGACGCCTTTAGAGTTAACCCGCCAGCTAGAGGGCGATCCTACTTTAGTGATTAATCCAGGTCACCCAGAGACGGCCGTCGTTATCTTAATTGAATGTCAGTATGATAAAGACATTACCCGCTCGTTATTGTCCGCTTTGCCCACTATTTTACCCGATGCTAAAAGTACCGCGCCCAGTCCAATCACTGCCATAGACTATAGCTGTCAAATTTTACGGGTTGAAGACGACCGCCTGGGCAAGACAGCGATGATTAATCATCTCGCCAGTATTCTTATGATTGAGTGTTTGCGGACCTATATTGAGCAGCTGCCGGAAGCGGCCGAGACTTGGTTAACGGCTATCAAAGACCCTTATTTGGCCAAAGCCTTAGCCGTGATGCACGATGCGCCCAATGAAAACTGGACGATTCATAAATTGGCTGAAGTGGCGGGTATGTCGCGCTCTAGTTTTGCGGAACGTTTTAAACAAGTGGTTGGGGTGCCGCCGCTGACTTATTTGATTGACTATCGCTTGCGTCTAGCCGCTCGTTATCTACGACTGCAGCAAAACAGCATTAGTCGTATTAGTGAGTTGGTTGGTTATGCGTCAGACTCTACTTTTAGCCAAGCCTTTAAACGGGTTTATGGTCTATCACCACGGGCTTATCGTCAAAACTATCAACAGCGGCAAGCTATTGAAAATGATCAAGAGCCGATAGATTCTTTAGACTGA
- a CDS encoding 5-methylcytosine restriction system specificity protein McrC has product MNRAATILTVYEQQVLSERDFVLASDFAWLLDQDFEVFTLTRKLGQWGLCVRHYIGVVRLPSGTLLEILPKIAQPDVTLAEHTEIENQHLYRTRAWVQRMLRTINDSNGAALRPKHLQQLTPQLQSYNAAVPPLSEWLLTEFIEQLAHYNPLKQYASQEHNSSSLQGKLLLKQHLQHNAQQPHRFYSEVTQFEQTALSNRFIKQAWQLVVGMVFGLESIFTQSSLAFASPTSAPQATQSLTKPTAEPTAALRARTSALLTRWRPVGLLTTQEQQRLDDSYNRAITEIKRAPIALLQRQRGQQLLALAYGLLKANMPTQPAGVGVQDTANHLASQPNLQLSLFINMHHAFEAWVSSVLAQQFYERDPQYQIQAQPQRPWLVDEAGTPCVTVVPDLYVSYEQQPSHIIDMKWKAIRSSRDIKASDAYQLAAYAQAYKVAKVWLVYPVSQSTLTEEASLNANANAKTNPNVDAVPMRLNAHVLTGVQEKGVAAKNDLEIWLVPFNVDSGEVIIFNQNKYYDLF; this is encoded by the coding sequence ATGAATAGGGCAGCGACCATCCTTACGGTTTACGAGCAACAGGTTTTAAGCGAGCGTGATTTTGTGCTAGCAAGCGACTTTGCTTGGTTGCTCGACCAAGACTTTGAAGTCTTTACCTTAACCCGTAAATTGGGCCAGTGGGGCTTGTGCGTGCGTCACTATATCGGGGTAGTCCGCTTACCCAGCGGTACTTTATTAGAAATTCTGCCTAAAATCGCACAGCCCGACGTAACTCTAGCCGAGCACACCGAAATAGAGAATCAGCACCTGTACAGAACGCGAGCTTGGGTACAGCGCATGCTCCGCACTATCAATGATTCTAATGGCGCTGCCCTGCGACCAAAACATTTGCAGCAATTAACGCCGCAGCTGCAATCTTACAATGCAGCAGTCCCGCCCTTATCAGAATGGCTATTGACCGAGTTTATCGAGCAGTTAGCGCACTATAACCCGCTAAAACAGTATGCTAGCCAAGAGCATAATAGCAGTAGCCTACAAGGAAAATTACTGCTTAAACAGCACTTACAGCACAATGCTCAGCAACCGCATCGCTTCTATAGCGAGGTGACGCAGTTTGAGCAAACGGCGTTGAGCAATCGCTTTATTAAACAAGCTTGGCAACTGGTCGTTGGAATGGTTTTTGGCTTAGAGTCAATTTTTACGCAGTCGTCCTTAGCATTCGCATCACCCACATCAGCACCACAAGCTACCCAATCACTCACTAAACCAACAGCTGAACCGACTGCCGCATTACGGGCGCGAACGTCTGCGCTTTTAACCCGCTGGCGCCCCGTCGGCTTGTTAACGACTCAAGAACAGCAGCGCTTGGACGATAGCTACAACCGCGCGATAACAGAAATTAAGCGTGCTCCTATTGCGCTACTGCAAAGGCAAAGGGGACAGCAGCTACTGGCACTGGCTTATGGGTTGTTAAAAGCCAATATGCCCACTCAGCCTGCTGGGGTAGGGGTACAAGATACTGCGAATCATCTCGCCAGTCAGCCAAACTTGCAGCTTAGCCTATTTATCAATATGCACCATGCTTTCGAGGCTTGGGTCAGTAGCGTGTTGGCACAGCAGTTTTATGAGCGTGACCCTCAGTATCAAATACAAGCGCAGCCGCAGCGCCCTTGGTTGGTTGATGAGGCGGGCACGCCTTGTGTGACGGTGGTGCCTGATTTATATGTTAGTTATGAACAGCAGCCCAGCCATATTATCGATATGAAATGGAAGGCTATTCGCAGCAGTCGCGATATCAAGGCTAGCGATGCTTATCAATTAGCCGCTTATGCTCAAGCTTATAAAGTGGCTAAAGTCTGGTTGGTTTATCCGGTGAGTCAATCCACTTTAACTGAAGAGGCCAGCCTCAATGCCAATGCCAATGCCAAAACTAACCCCAACGTAGACGCTGTTCCCATGCGACTAAACGCTCATGTCCTAACTGGGGTGCAAGAGAAGGGCGTAGCCGCTAAAAATGACTTAGAAATTTGGTTGGTGCCTTTTAATGTTGATAGTGGCGAGGTCATTATTTTTAATCAGAATAAATATTATGATTTATTTTAA
- a CDS encoding McrB family protein, with the protein MSASLNTPVSMTDSSFVYAEPVKTLSEFTVLPTVPTNVIFTGVAGTGKTHQLQQLQRLYDETLPDTAAQVAAAELQNYNWRDVICAVLLSEDRTMSVPEMIRHPLIQAKIAANGRTDNVSQTLWVQLNTHTHPDSTTVNYAQRSANYYFDKNTDSTWYLLEEVKASLRDNLAPLLEIQVAITQKPGANTTQKIIRTSFVSFHQAYGYEEFVEGMRPAIGGQGQLSYQIQPGAFLKLCQRAAQDPEHRYAMLIDEINRANVARVFGELMSLIEPSKRAGQADAMQVTLAYSNKVFSVPSNVDIYATMNTQDHSLLALDTAFRRRFRFSDCPPRAELLPVIAGTNDATGTLDLGRLLTGLNARLCQTLGQDSQLGHAYFMGITNLAELQQTLIQQIVPQLAQATGGQVELLRYLFNDLSAAHEAQFIHTSPSHNGAPINLMQNSAPLSAGMNTGFWLNPDFMSYRGVFCTAQPYQRLYA; encoded by the coding sequence ATGAGCGCTTCTTTAAATACGCCAGTTTCAATGACTGACAGCTCCTTTGTCTATGCAGAGCCAGTTAAGACCTTATCTGAGTTTACCGTCTTACCGACAGTCCCTACTAACGTCATTTTCACAGGCGTAGCAGGCACGGGTAAGACGCATCAGTTGCAACAGTTACAACGGCTTTATGATGAGACCTTGCCCGATACAGCGGCGCAAGTGGCAGCAGCTGAGCTGCAAAATTATAACTGGCGCGACGTCATTTGTGCGGTGCTCTTAAGCGAAGACCGTACTATGAGCGTGCCAGAGATGATTCGTCATCCACTGATTCAAGCAAAAATAGCGGCTAACGGGCGTACCGATAATGTCAGTCAGACCTTATGGGTACAGCTCAATACTCATACTCACCCTGATTCTACAACGGTAAATTATGCGCAACGTTCTGCTAATTATTACTTTGATAAAAATACCGACAGTACCTGGTATTTACTAGAGGAAGTCAAAGCGTCATTAAGAGATAATCTAGCGCCTTTACTGGAGATACAAGTTGCCATTACGCAGAAACCAGGAGCAAACACGACGCAAAAAATAATCCGTACTAGCTTCGTTAGTTTTCATCAAGCTTACGGCTATGAAGAGTTTGTTGAAGGTATGCGTCCCGCGATTGGCGGGCAAGGACAGCTCAGCTATCAGATTCAGCCTGGCGCCTTTTTAAAATTATGCCAAAGAGCCGCGCAAGACCCTGAACACCGCTATGCCATGCTTATCGATGAGATTAATCGGGCGAATGTCGCGCGGGTATTTGGCGAGCTTATGAGTTTAATTGAACCGAGCAAACGTGCAGGGCAGGCTGATGCTATGCAGGTGACGTTAGCCTATTCCAACAAGGTATTTAGCGTACCCAGCAATGTCGATATTTACGCCACCATGAATACCCAAGACCATTCGCTACTGGCTTTAGACACAGCTTTTAGACGGCGGTTTCGTTTTAGCGATTGTCCGCCTAGAGCCGAGCTTCTACCCGTAATTGCAGGCACGAATGATGCTACAGGAACGCTGGATTTGGGTCGCCTCTTAACCGGACTCAACGCCCGTCTATGTCAAACCTTGGGGCAAGACAGCCAACTGGGCCACGCTTATTTTATGGGCATTACTAACCTCGCTGAGCTGCAGCAAACCTTAATCCAACAAATCGTGCCGCAATTGGCGCAAGCTACCGGTGGGCAAGTAGAGCTCTTACGCTACTTATTTAATGACTTATCGGCGGCTCATGAAGCGCAGTTTATTCATACTAGCCCAAGTCATAATGGCGCTCCTATCAACCTCATGCAAAATTCCGCCCCGCTCTCTGCTGGTATGAATACTGGTTTTTGGCTTAACCCTGATTTTATGAGCTACCGAGGGGTCTTTTGTACCGCCCAGCCTTATCAGCGGCTCTATGCATAG
- a CDS encoding rhodanese-like domain-containing protein gives MSQSRQLPVTALAAELKDQSIPLAQANIWDVRDHSAYLEGHLEGAVNQPVEQGFTPTMLADLTGPLYVLCGGGSKAPRAAALITELNPELEVVILSGGTRQAKAEGLTIVSGEAVYSS, from the coding sequence ATGAGTCAAAGTCGTCAACTGCCCGTCACTGCTTTAGCAGCGGAATTAAAAGACCAGTCTATCCCTTTAGCGCAGGCTAATATTTGGGATGTCCGTGATCACAGTGCTTATCTTGAAGGCCATTTAGAAGGGGCGGTCAATCAGCCTGTAGAGCAAGGATTTACCCCTACTATGCTAGCGGACTTAACCGGGCCTTTATATGTATTGTGCGGTGGGGGCAGTAAGGCGCCACGGGCAGCAGCACTCATTACAGAACTGAATCCGGAGCTAGAAGTCGTGATTTTATCTGGGGGCACGCGCCAAGCCAAAGCAGAAGGATTGACCATCGTAAGCGGTGAGGCTGTCTATTCTTCATGA
- a CDS encoding DUF4442 domain-containing protein, whose protein sequence is MLGLINKLPGKLTTPSIERTAPAYQAPATTLKPINNQFSKILNVTKYLPSAVRASVLTKAFGKIVPFVGTAGIYYETVQPNQVVVSLDNNKAVQNHIGSVHAVAVTLLAETATGFILGLNLPSDRVLLVKSYEINFYRPLKKGQVAAIATLTDEQRQHILDTPKGEMVIPCVIDDRESDSERDPITVDMIWAWIPKAELEGRRAGKTESVNA, encoded by the coding sequence ATGCTAGGACTGATTAATAAACTACCGGGCAAATTGACCACCCCTTCCATAGAGCGTACGGCCCCTGCTTATCAAGCCCCGGCTACCACTTTAAAGCCCATCAACAATCAATTTAGCAAAATTCTCAATGTGACCAAATATCTGCCTTCAGCGGTACGCGCCTCAGTCCTCACTAAGGCTTTTGGTAAAATCGTGCCTTTTGTCGGGACGGCCGGGATTTATTATGAAACCGTGCAACCAAATCAGGTTGTAGTCAGTCTGGATAATAACAAAGCGGTACAGAACCATATTGGTTCAGTCCATGCCGTCGCCGTTACTTTATTAGCAGAAACGGCCACCGGTTTTATCCTAGGCTTAAACCTACCTTCTGACCGAGTGTTACTGGTTAAATCGTATGAAATTAACTTCTATCGCCCGTTGAAAAAAGGCCAAGTGGCGGCTATCGCAACTTTGACCGACGAGCAGCGTCAGCATATTTTAGACACGCCTAAGGGTGAGATGGTCATCCCTTGTGTCATCGACGACCGTGAGTCAGACAGCGAGCGTGATCCTATTACCGTCGATATGATTTGGGCTTGGATACCTAAAGCGGAATTAGAAGGTCGCCGCGCGGGTAAAACAGAGTCTGTAAACGCTTAA
- the gspE gene encoding type II secretion system ATPase GspE has protein sequence MLQLPYSFSKRHQLLAIPAIDSQSAPTLVITASTPLAAINEAGRFMTEQGVLVPPTFESVSGEEFEKRLAAAYAGNTGESQHIAAGLEDHPDLVSLADSVPETEDLMDQQDDAPIIRLINALLSEAIRLNASDIHIETFEKRLVVRFRVDGELKEIVSPKRQLAPLLVSRIKVMAKLDIAEKRVPQDGRISLRLAGREVDVRVSTLPSSFGERVVMRLLDKQAGRLNMTYLGLADNDYAELKRLIHRPHGIILVTGPTGSGKTTTLYAALTDLNDQTRNILTAEDPIEFQLDGIGQTQVNNKVDMTFAKSLRAMLRQDPDVVMVGEIRDLETAEIAVQASLTGHLVLSTLHTNTAIGAVTRLQDMGVEPFLLSSSLIGVVAQRLVRTLCAQCHSWEQADPEQAKLFVEVGVAAQMAIQLPRPVGCDKCNQSGFKGRTAIYEVVPVDDTLRRMIHSNAAEFDLEHYARQKTASIRADGLLKVLAGKTTLEEVLRVTKEAALESTAILT, from the coding sequence ATGCTACAACTGCCTTATAGTTTTTCTAAACGCCATCAACTGCTCGCTATTCCTGCTATTGATTCGCAAAGCGCGCCCACCTTAGTCATTACTGCAAGTACCCCTCTCGCGGCTATCAATGAAGCGGGGCGCTTTATGACTGAGCAAGGGGTACTGGTACCACCTACGTTTGAAAGCGTGAGTGGCGAGGAGTTTGAAAAGCGCTTAGCCGCCGCTTATGCAGGTAATACGGGCGAGTCACAGCACATTGCCGCAGGGTTAGAGGACCATCCTGATTTAGTCAGTTTGGCCGATAGCGTGCCTGAGACCGAAGACTTGATGGATCAGCAGGATGATGCGCCCATTATTCGTTTAATCAACGCTTTGTTGTCAGAGGCCATCCGGTTAAATGCTTCAGATATTCATATCGAAACTTTTGAAAAGCGGCTAGTGGTGCGCTTCCGTGTCGATGGGGAGCTAAAAGAAATCGTCAGTCCCAAGCGTCAGTTAGCCCCACTATTGGTCTCGCGTATCAAAGTTATGGCTAAGCTCGATATTGCTGAAAAAAGAGTGCCGCAAGATGGCCGTATCAGTCTGCGCTTGGCCGGTCGTGAGGTGGATGTGCGTGTATCAACATTGCCCTCTAGCTTTGGCGAGCGCGTGGTGATGCGTTTGTTAGATAAGCAGGCGGGTCGCTTAAATATGACCTATTTGGGTTTGGCAGATAATGACTATGCTGAGCTCAAGCGCCTGATTCATCGACCCCATGGCATTATTTTGGTCACTGGGCCCACAGGGTCGGGTAAGACCACTACACTATATGCGGCTTTGACCGATCTTAATGACCAGACCCGTAATATTCTGACGGCAGAAGACCCTATTGAATTTCAGCTAGATGGCATTGGTCAGACGCAGGTAAATAATAAAGTCGATATGACCTTTGCTAAAAGTTTGCGCGCCATGTTGCGCCAAGATCCAGACGTGGTCATGGTCGGGGAGATTCGTGATTTAGAGACAGCTGAAATTGCGGTACAGGCCTCTTTGACGGGTCATTTGGTGCTATCGACGCTGCATACGAATACGGCGATTGGCGCTGTGACGCGTTTGCAGGATATGGGCGTGGAGCCCTTTTTGCTGTCGTCATCACTGATTGGGGTGGTGGCGCAGCGCTTGGTGCGTACCTTATGCGCGCAATGCCACAGTTGGGAGCAAGCGGATCCTGAACAAGCCAAGCTGTTTGTCGAGGTGGGCGTCGCTGCGCAGATGGCTATACAGCTACCGCGACCGGTCGGTTGTGATAAATGTAATCAATCAGGCTTTAAAGGGCGAACGGCCATCTATGAAGTGGTGCCCGTCGATGACACCTTGCGCCGAATGATCCATAGCAATGCGGCTGAGTTTGATTTAGAGCATTACGCGCGGCAAAAAACCGCGTCGATTCGAGCCGATGGTTTGCTAAAAGTATTGGCAGGCAAGACGACTTTGGAAGAGGTGCTGCGGGTAACGAAAGAAGCGGCACTCGAAAGTACCGCCATCTTAACTTAA
- a CDS encoding thiazole synthase: MPADFNDESFLVGSRRFSSRLLVGTGKYKDLTETGAAIGASGAEIVTVAIRRTNIGQHADQPNLLDVISPDKYTILPNTAGCFDADSAIRTCQLARELLDGHNLVKLEVLGDKDNLYPNITETLKAARVLIDDGFEVMVYTSDDPIVAQELESMGCVAIMPLGSLIGSGLGLLNRHTLSLIIENANVPVLVDAGVGTASDAAIAMELGCDGVLMNSAIANAQHPVLMAQAMKHAVWAGRAAFLAGRMPMRRMASASSPQTGYFFQ, encoded by the coding sequence ATGCCCGCTGACTTTAACGACGAAAGCTTTTTAGTAGGCAGTCGCCGTTTTTCATCGCGTCTGCTAGTAGGTACTGGCAAGTATAAAGACTTAACAGAAACTGGAGCAGCTATCGGGGCGTCAGGCGCAGAAATCGTCACCGTAGCGATTCGCCGTACCAACATCGGACAGCACGCCGATCAGCCCAATTTACTCGATGTGATTTCTCCCGATAAATATACTATCCTGCCCAATACTGCAGGTTGTTTTGACGCTGATAGCGCTATACGTACCTGCCAATTGGCTCGCGAACTGCTGGACGGTCACAATTTAGTCAAATTAGAAGTGCTCGGTGATAAAGACAACCTTTATCCCAACATTACTGAAACGCTAAAAGCAGCACGAGTGTTGATAGATGATGGCTTTGAGGTCATGGTGTATACCTCAGATGACCCTATCGTTGCGCAAGAATTAGAGTCTATGGGCTGTGTGGCTATTATGCCGCTAGGCAGTCTGATTGGCTCAGGATTGGGTCTGCTCAACCGCCATACCCTCAGCCTTATTATTGAAAACGCTAACGTACCTGTCTTGGTGGATGCCGGTGTGGGTACCGCTTCTGATGCGGCTATCGCTATGGAGCTAGGCTGTGATGGGGTATTAATGAACTCCGCTATTGCCAATGCTCAGCATCCGGTATTAATGGCGCAAGCGATGAAACATGCAGTTTGGGCAGGTCGCGCGGCCTTTTTAGCAGGCCGGATGCCAATGCGCCGTATGGCAAGTGCCAGCTCACCGCAAACGGGCTACTTTTTTCAGTAA
- a CDS encoding WS/DGAT/MGAT family O-acyltransferase — protein sequence MRLLTAVDQLFLLLESRKQPMHVGGLFLFELPEGVDKDFVYQLVQQMQSSTVAPTFPFNQVLDKLRWIEDEDFDIDHHFRHVALPKPARVRELLVYISKEHGRLLDRAKPLWECHVIEGIEPQAEGAPERFGLYFKIHHSLVDGIAAMRLVKTSLSQSPDEMMSLPIWSLITRHSSKKTEKLLPSPKPWLSTIKHQMTTLLPVVRELKTSFRQRNDADYVGTLDAPSSILNQSISASRRIATQSYSFERFDAIGKHLNVSFNDVVLAVCSGAIRRYLISLNELPKKPLIAFVPISLRTDESATGNQISFLLANLGTHLEDPLRRLDIIHRSINNGKRRFGRMDQAQIINYSGIAYAWEGLNLLTGLFPKKQAFNLIISNVPGTTKPLYWNGAKLQSLYPASIVFNGQALNITLASYLDKVEFGIIACSKVLPHVQDMLAHIEAELITLEEICAEQRSGIRE from the coding sequence ATGCGATTATTGACTGCGGTCGATCAACTGTTTTTATTATTAGAATCACGTAAGCAACCGATGCACGTTGGCGGCTTGTTTTTATTTGAATTGCCAGAAGGGGTGGATAAAGACTTTGTTTATCAACTCGTCCAGCAAATGCAATCTTCTACGGTAGCGCCCACCTTCCCTTTTAACCAAGTGTTGGACAAACTGCGCTGGATAGAAGATGAAGACTTTGATATCGATCATCACTTCCGTCATGTCGCTTTGCCCAAACCGGCTCGAGTACGTGAGCTCCTAGTTTATATTTCTAAAGAACATGGTCGCCTACTCGACCGTGCTAAACCGCTGTGGGAATGCCACGTGATCGAAGGGATTGAGCCACAAGCTGAAGGTGCGCCTGAACGCTTTGGCCTGTATTTTAAAATTCACCACTCTTTAGTTGACGGTATCGCGGCTATGCGCCTGGTCAAGACCTCGCTATCGCAATCACCTGACGAGATGATGAGTCTGCCTATTTGGTCGCTCATTACCCGCCACAGCAGCAAGAAAACTGAAAAACTGCTGCCGAGCCCCAAGCCTTGGCTCAGTACTATCAAGCACCAGATGACCACGCTACTGCCCGTCGTCCGTGAGTTAAAAACCAGTTTTAGACAGCGCAACGATGCCGATTATGTCGGTACTTTAGACGCTCCCAGTAGTATCCTAAACCAAAGTATCTCGGCCTCAAGACGTATTGCCACCCAATCTTATTCGTTTGAGCGCTTCGATGCTATTGGCAAACACTTAAATGTCAGCTTTAACGATGTGGTCTTGGCGGTCTGCTCGGGCGCTATTCGTCGCTATTTAATTTCGTTGAATGAGCTGCCGAAAAAGCCCTTGATTGCTTTTGTACCGATTTCATTGCGTACCGATGAAAGCGCTACAGGCAACCAAATCTCCTTCTTATTGGCGAACTTAGGCACGCATTTAGAAGACCCGTTACGCCGTCTGGATATCATCCATCGCAGTATTAATAATGGTAAACGCCGCTTTGGTCGGATGGATCAAGCACAGATTATCAATTACAGCGGTATCGCTTATGCTTGGGAAGGTTTGAACTTATTGACGGGTTTATTCCCCAAGAAACAAGCTTTTAACCTGATTATCTCTAACGTACCAGGCACCACGAAACCGTTGTATTGGAATGGCGCGAAACTACAGTCTTTGTATCCGGCTTCTATCGTCTTTAATGGTCAGGCTTTAAACATTACTTTAGCGAGTTATTTGGACAAAGTAGAGTTTGGTATTATTGCTTGTAGTAAGGTGCTGCCACACGTGCAGGATATGCTCGCTCACATTGAGGCTGAGCTAATAACTTTAGAAGAGATTTGTGCCGAACAGCGCTCTGGTATTCGGGAATAA
- a CDS encoding inositol monophosphatase family protein, with amino-acid sequence MEPMVVMAARAAEKVGTEILNAHQNRHKIELDIESKGLDGLVTRIDRFSEELTIATLKNSYPNHSFLGEEFGMQEGIGEDADWCWVIDPLDGTQNFVHGVPHFCVSIAVQHKGVTQHGVVYDPVRDEMFSASRGKGARLNNRRINVSERKTIEGGLFTTGHPLARQRNGEVVSYAKQHFESLQAIAEAGGQVRRLGSAALDLCYVAAGRFDGYFEMSLKPWDVAAGELIVSEARGVVVDHKGAHDAMETGSVFACNVKLLKPLMKMVVPIWGDAV; translated from the coding sequence ATGGAACCCATGGTCGTCATGGCAGCCCGCGCTGCTGAGAAAGTCGGAACAGAAATTTTAAACGCGCATCAAAACCGCCATAAGATTGAGCTGGATATTGAGTCAAAAGGTCTCGATGGCTTGGTCACCCGTATCGATCGTTTTAGCGAAGAGCTGACTATTGCTACCCTAAAAAACAGCTACCCTAATCACTCTTTCTTAGGCGAAGAGTTTGGTATGCAAGAAGGCATTGGCGAAGATGCAGATTGGTGCTGGGTGATTGACCCGCTAGATGGCACGCAAAACTTCGTACATGGCGTCCCGCATTTCTGTGTATCGATTGCTGTACAGCATAAAGGCGTGACCCAGCACGGTGTGGTATACGATCCAGTCCGTGATGAAATGTTTTCAGCCAGCCGTGGTAAAGGCGCGCGTTTAAACAACCGCCGTATCAACGTCAGCGAGCGCAAAACGATTGAAGGCGGCCTATTCACTACTGGTCATCCTTTAGCGCGTCAACGTAATGGCGAAGTGGTTTCTTATGCCAAGCAGCACTTTGAAAGCTTGCAAGCGATTGCTGAAGCCGGCGGTCAAGTGCGTCGTTTAGGCTCAGCCGCGCTAGATTTATGCTATGTTGCTGCCGGTCGTTTTGATGGCTATTTCGAAATGTCGCTAAAACCTTGGGATGTAGCGGCAGGTGAGCTAATCGTTAGCGAAGCACGTGGTGTGGTCGTGGATCATAAGGGCGCTCATGACGCTATGGAAACCGGTTCGGTCTTCGCTTGTAACGTCAAACTGCTAAAACCTTTGATGAAAATGGTTGTGCCTATTTGGGGTGATGCGGTTTAG